The proteins below come from a single Cylindrospermopsis raciborskii Cr2010 genomic window:
- a CDS encoding ExeM/NucH family extracellular endonuclease: MSNTYHNLATGAFTQNWTDTTGITINNDWSNITSIIGYRGDDLTSATGVDPQTVIADGTGVINVIANQSNPNTVTTGGVAEFEISDPVVSLQGSGTADAPFLLIHLNTLGVTNINISYNLRDIDGSTDNAVQAVALQYRIGTTGNFTNIPSGYVADASSGPSFANLVTPVSAILPTEAENQAQLQVRIITTNALGNDEWIGIDNINIVGTPQTASASGITLTQSGNSTDLAEGGGTDTYSVVLNSQPTANVTIAINAGPQLTTNITSLTFTPQDWNVAQIVTVAAINDATFEGNHTGTLTHAVTSADTNYNSLSVANVTANITDNEAETAPTIQIRITEYMYSGANGEFVELTNIGNTTVDLTDWSYDDNSRIPGSFSLSGFGTVQAGESVIFTEATNTSDFRTAWGLAPSVKVIAGSNQGLGRADEINIYNQNNQRVDRLTYDDGTISGSVRTQNVSAWTGVTNLGLNDATKWQLSTVADAQGSVTSTGGDIGNPGRYAIGTVPSIVLTQTGGNTSIMEGGATDTYTLALTTTPTAPVNINVTVTDGQTLVSTDGVNFATTAIFALTDSIAKTITVRAVDDSIFEFKPHTGAIAHTVTSNDSTYNSLTIPNLNISIGDNDTAPNLPAIRITEYQYDGNGSEFFELTNIGNTAIDLTGWSYDDDSRIAGTVSLSDFGILQAGESVIITEAGAEIFRADWGLAPTVKIIGGLTVNLGREDEINIFNNNGILVDSLIYGDSTRFPGTGRTQNVSAWTAAANLGKNDITQWALSTVGDGLNSYNSLSGGTGNPSSYSSASVPSPAILIAQSGGNTAITEGVSTDTYTVVLRSQPTANVTVDVVASSQLNVTNTSLTFTPANWNVAQTVTVTGVDDNLFEDAHTGAISHSATSTDTRYNRITIPSVNVNITDNDVAVGAVPSITENTTSPLISLATTGIGVLSGVIGDPTDPASTLGIDFAIADADTSLNNLTVTVSSSNQTVVTNGNLVLSGTDITRNLKITPTGVGFSDITLTVNDGNNVVTYKINYAASQGSVSPNTTRFHTGTSDASTAIAIDDQYMLVGDDEDQRIRLYDRTKSGAPITSFDFGSVTGLTSEVDLEGSVKIGNRIYWIGSHGNNSSNQDAPNRERLFATTITGTGVNTTLTFAGYYQFLEDDLIAWDNSNGHGLGVGFLGLGASAASGVSVSVVNGFNIEGLTTSPDGNSLYVAFRTPLEPTGDRTKALIVPVTNLGTILNTNGGTTGSATFGAPIQLDLGGRGIRSIERNSTGQYVIIAGAVGASTNSAPNDFRLYTWTGNPTDKPLLRATDLTALDSNGSFEGIVTVPENLTGDSKIQLLVDNGDTFWYGNSTASKNLNQDNWQKFRTEVVTLGPIKIHQIQGNAVSQTSAGGRADISPLNGQTVTIEAIVVGDFQAGDTDTKRNLNGFYVQEEDADGDGNVLTSEGIFVFDGSNPSVAVSRGDKVKITGTISEFFGETQLTPTTVTIISSGNTLPTAANITLPTPTTSLSQGGTPQPDLEAFEGMLVKFTNTLTVTEMFNLDRFNEIKLAQGDRPQQFTQFNNPDVAGYAAHRVEVGSRTITYDDGLSVQNALIGNLDGFGPIFNTASNIRMGDRITDLSGVLSYQWAGNAASGATWRVRSTQDGQNRFTKVNDRPVTPKTVGGSIKVTGFNVLNYFKTIDLPGVNTVIGQDPRGADSMDEFNRQTDKLVTALLAINADVLGLAELENDFLAGSSGNGIEYLTNQLNAKAGAGTYAWVNPGTQFVGSDAIAVGLIYKPMAVSLLGDVAILNSSEFMDPNNTGQDRNRPAVAQTFQDLATNEKFTVVVNHLKSKGASELTDINSPDYDQNDGQGFWNNTRTKAIQALVDWLNTNPTKVNDSDYLLLGDFNAYAQEDPVKVLKNAGYIDLASAFHQGTTASYVFDGQTGTLDYAFASASLAQQVTGATEWAINSDEADGIDYNLDFGRDAAIFDGTTPYRSSDHDPVIVGLNLVSSVNEPPLIISGTSGPDNLKAGVNFAGVNQIIFTGAGSDMVDIPIGGAKPSLGSNSIFTGSGADTISVADGDRAFGGSGHDQFDATEATGYRISGGVGNDIFSLGVNGRAIGGDGDDRFFVGEGGGNIISGGAGADQFWILTDDPTKLKASNTIVDYTIGTDVIGIANQVADSVDDLTLSGSNISVNGVLIATLNGVNAASATFVFGSPLAS, from the coding sequence ATGAGTAACACTTATCATAATTTAGCAACGGGTGCTTTTACACAAAACTGGACAGATACCACAGGAATTACAATAAATAATGACTGGAGTAACATTACTAGTATTATTGGTTATAGGGGTGATGATTTAACCAGTGCTACTGGAGTTGATCCGCAAACTGTAATTGCCGATGGTACTGGGGTTATTAATGTCATTGCTAACCAGTCCAACCCTAATACAGTTACTACTGGAGGGGTAGCTGAGTTTGAAATTAGTGATCCTGTGGTTTCCCTGCAGGGTTCCGGTACAGCGGATGCTCCTTTTTTATTAATTCACCTAAATACTCTGGGTGTTACCAATATCAATATCTCCTATAACCTGCGTGATATTGATGGCTCGACGGACAATGCAGTGCAGGCGGTGGCTTTGCAATATCGCATTGGAACAACGGGTAATTTCACGAATATTCCTAGCGGTTATGTTGCTGATGCCAGTTCTGGTCCTAGCTTCGCAAATTTGGTGACACCTGTTAGCGCTATTTTGCCCACAGAAGCAGAAAACCAAGCTCAATTACAGGTAAGGATTATCACCACAAATGCTCTAGGCAACGATGAATGGATTGGTATTGATAATATAAATATTGTGGGCACGCCACAAACTGCTTCGGCATCGGGAATAACCCTTACCCAGTCGGGCAACTCTACCGATCTAGCTGAAGGTGGTGGGACTGATACTTACTCTGTGGTGCTGAATAGTCAACCCACCGCGAATGTGACAATCGCCATTAATGCAGGTCCACAACTCACTACTAATATTACCAGTCTCACGTTTACGCCACAAGACTGGAATGTTGCCCAAATTGTCACAGTAGCAGCGATTAATGATGCTACCTTTGAGGGTAATCACACGGGTACATTGACCCATGCGGTAACAAGTGCGGATACTAATTACAATAGTTTATCTGTTGCCAATGTTACTGCTAATATTACTGATAATGAGGCAGAAACCGCGCCTACGATTCAGATTCGCATTACTGAATATATGTATTCAGGGGCAAATGGTGAATTTGTTGAATTAACCAATATTGGCAATACAACGGTCGACCTTACGGACTGGAGCTATGACGACAATTCGCGAATTCCCGGTTCCTTCTCATTAAGCGGTTTTGGCACTGTCCAGGCTGGGGAATCGGTAATCTTTACGGAAGCAACTAATACCAGTGACTTCCGCACGGCTTGGGGATTAGCGCCGTCGGTAAAAGTGATTGCAGGTTCCAATCAAGGGTTGGGGCGTGCTGATGAGATCAATATCTACAATCAGAATAATCAACGGGTTGATCGCCTGACCTATGACGATGGCACGATCAGTGGTTCTGTCCGCACCCAAAATGTCAGCGCTTGGACAGGTGTAACAAATTTGGGGCTGAATGATGCGACCAAGTGGCAACTCTCTACTGTCGCTGATGCTCAAGGTTCGGTGACATCCACAGGCGGAGATATTGGTAATCCTGGACGCTATGCAATCGGCACTGTGCCAAGCATCGTCTTGACCCAAACCGGTGGCAACACTAGCATTATGGAAGGTGGCGCAACTGATACCTATACTCTCGCCCTAACTACCACCCCAACTGCTCCGGTAAATATCAATGTTACCGTCACCGATGGGCAGACTTTGGTTAGTACGGATGGTGTAAATTTTGCAACCACAGCAATTTTTGCTTTAACGGATAGCATTGCTAAAACAATTACGGTGCGAGCTGTTGATGACAGCATTTTTGAATTCAAGCCCCATACTGGTGCGATCGCCCATACAGTGACTAGCAATGATTCTACTTATAACAGTCTTACTATTCCTAACCTCAATATCAGCATTGGGGATAACGATACTGCTCCTAATCTACCCGCAATCAGGATTACGGAATATCAATACGATGGCAATGGCAGTGAATTTTTTGAGTTGACTAATATTGGGAACACGGCCATCGATTTGACAGGATGGAGCTATGACGATGACTCAAGAATTGCTGGTACTGTTTCACTTAGTGACTTTGGCATCCTGCAGGCGGGGGAATCGGTCATTATTACGGAAGCTGGAGCGGAGATTTTTCGTGCTGATTGGGGACTTGCACCAACAGTGAAAATCATCGGTGGCTTAACCGTTAACCTCGGGCGCGAAGATGAAATCAATATCTTCAACAATAATGGAATCCTTGTCGATAGCTTGATCTATGGTGACAGCACCAGATTCCCCGGTACAGGGCGCACCCAAAATGTCAGCGCTTGGACAGCGGCGGCCAATTTGGGCAAGAACGATATTACCCAATGGGCTTTGTCAACGGTTGGCGATGGTCTAAATTCTTATAACTCCCTGAGTGGTGGTACGGGTAACCCCAGTAGTTATAGCAGTGCGTCTGTGCCAAGTCCCGCAATATTAATAGCGCAGTCAGGTGGCAATACTGCCATTACGGAGGGTGTTTCAACTGATACCTACACAGTGGTACTCAGAAGCCAACCCACCGCCAATGTTACGGTTGATGTGGTGGCTAGTTCCCAATTGAATGTAACTAATACTTCCCTCACTTTTACCCCTGCCAATTGGAATGTGGCACAAACGGTGACAGTGACTGGGGTTGACGATAATTTGTTTGAAGATGCACATACGGGTGCAATCAGCCATAGTGCCACTAGTACGGATACGCGCTACAACCGTATTACTATTCCCTCGGTGAATGTGAACATTACTGATAATGATGTGGCGGTGGGCGCAGTTCCTTCAATTACCGAAAATACCACTTCACCTTTGATCAGTTTAGCGACCACGGGGATAGGCGTATTGAGTGGGGTGATTGGTGATCCCACAGACCCCGCGAGTACCTTGGGCATTGACTTTGCGATCGCTGATGCAGATACGTCTTTAAATAATCTTACTGTGACAGTAAGTAGCAGCAATCAAACGGTTGTCACCAATGGCAATTTGGTTTTGAGTGGCACAGACATAACCCGCAACCTCAAGATCACGCCTACGGGTGTGGGCTTTTCCGATATCACCTTGACAGTCAATGATGGCAATAATGTTGTCACTTACAAAATCAATTACGCGGCTTCCCAAGGTTCTGTTAGCCCCAATACTACTCGCTTCCATACAGGCACCAGTGATGCTTCCACAGCGATCGCCATTGACGATCAATATATGTTGGTTGGAGATGACGAAGATCAACGCATTCGCCTCTACGATCGCACTAAATCGGGCGCACCAATTACCAGCTTCGATTTTGGTTCTGTGACGGGATTAACCTCAGAGGTGGATCTGGAAGGTTCGGTGAAAATTGGCAACAGGATTTACTGGATCGGTTCCCATGGTAATAACTCCAGCAATCAAGATGCTCCCAATCGTGAACGCCTGTTTGCCACCACCATCACAGGTACGGGGGTGAATACCACCCTCACCTTTGCGGGATACTATCAATTTTTAGAAGATGACCTCATCGCTTGGGACAATAGCAATGGTCATGGATTGGGGGTAGGCTTCCTTGGACTTGGTGCAAGTGCAGCTTCGGGTGTATCTGTAAGCGTTGTCAATGGTTTCAATATCGAAGGTTTGACCACTTCTCCCGATGGCAATAGCCTATATGTGGCATTCCGCACACCGCTAGAACCCACTGGCGATCGCACCAAAGCCTTAATCGTTCCCGTTACCAACTTGGGCACCATTCTCAATACCAATGGCGGTACTACAGGATCCGCCACCTTTGGCGCACCAATTCAGCTAGACCTGGGCGGACGCGGCATTCGCAGCATTGAACGCAACAGCACAGGGCAGTATGTGATCATTGCAGGAGCTGTGGGCGCATCCACAAATAGCGCTCCCAATGATTTCCGTCTTTACACATGGACAGGCAACCCTACAGACAAACCCCTATTGCGAGCCACGGATCTCACGGCCCTGGATAGCAATGGCAGTTTTGAGGGCATTGTCACCGTTCCTGAGAACCTCACTGGTGATAGCAAGATTCAACTATTGGTGGATAATGGGGACACCTTTTGGTATGGCAACAGCACTGCTTCCAAGAATTTGAACCAAGACAACTGGCAGAAATTCCGCACTGAAGTGGTGACCTTGGGACCGATCAAGATCCACCAAATCCAAGGTAACGCTGTCAGTCAAACTTCCGCCGGTGGCCGCGCTGATATTAGTCCACTCAATGGTCAGACAGTAACAATCGAAGCAATCGTAGTAGGTGACTTCCAGGCTGGTGATACAGACACTAAGCGGAACTTGAACGGCTTTTACGTTCAGGAAGAAGATGCTGATGGAGATGGGAATGTACTTACGTCTGAAGGTATTTTTGTATTTGACGGCTCTAATCCTAGTGTAGCAGTCAGTCGGGGAGACAAGGTTAAAATCACAGGAACGATTAGCGAGTTCTTTGGGGAAACCCAACTTACTCCCACAACAGTTACCATCATCAGTTCTGGCAATACCCTGCCCACAGCGGCAAATATTACCCTACCCACTCCTACCACTAGCCTCAGCCAAGGGGGAACGCCTCAGCCAGATTTGGAAGCCTTTGAAGGGATGTTAGTTAAGTTCACGAACACCCTGACGGTGACGGAGATGTTTAACCTCGATCGCTTTAACGAGATCAAGTTAGCTCAAGGCGATCGCCCCCAACAGTTCACCCAGTTTAATAACCCGGATGTAGCGGGCTATGCAGCACACCGGGTGGAGGTTGGTTCCCGCACCATCACTTATGATGATGGGTTAAGTGTTCAAAATGCTCTGATTGGGAATCTGGATGGCTTTGGTCCTATATTTAACACTGCTAGTAATATCCGCATGGGGGATAGAATTACAGATTTATCTGGTGTTCTTAGCTATCAGTGGGCCGGTAATGCTGCCAGTGGTGCAACCTGGCGGGTAAGATCTACTCAGGATGGTCAGAATAGGTTTACTAAGGTAAATGATCGTCCTGTAACTCCTAAGACAGTGGGTGGTTCTATTAAAGTTACGGGTTTTAATGTCCTTAATTACTTCAAAACAATTGATCTGCCTGGTGTGAATACGGTGATTGGTCAAGATCCTCGTGGTGCGGACAGCATGGATGAGTTTAATCGCCAAACGGACAAACTAGTTACTGCCCTACTAGCTATCAATGCGGATGTTTTAGGTTTAGCGGAACTGGAAAATGACTTTTTGGCGGGTTCTAGTGGGAATGGGATTGAGTACCTCACAAATCAGCTTAATGCAAAAGCTGGCGCTGGAACCTATGCCTGGGTGAATCCAGGAACTCAGTTTGTGGGCAGTGATGCGATCGCGGTGGGACTGATCTACAAACCTATGGCGGTGAGTCTGTTAGGGGATGTAGCTATTCTGAATAGTTCTGAATTTATGGATCCTAACAACACAGGGCAGGATCGTAACCGTCCTGCAGTAGCACAAACCTTCCAAGATTTAGCAACTAACGAAAAATTTACGGTAGTAGTAAATCACCTAAAGTCTAAAGGCGCTTCTGAACTAACAGACATCAACTCTCCAGACTACGATCAAAACGATGGTCAGGGCTTCTGGAACAATACCCGGACTAAAGCAATCCAGGCGCTAGTGGACTGGCTCAACACCAATCCTACCAAGGTGAATGACTCAGATTATCTGCTCCTTGGTGACTTTAACGCCTATGCTCAGGAAGATCCGGTGAAAGTGCTAAAAAATGCTGGCTATATCGACCTGGCCTCCGCATTTCATCAAGGGACTACCGCATCCTACGTGTTTGATGGTCAAACCGGTACTCTGGACTATGCCTTTGCCAGTGCAAGCCTAGCACAGCAGGTAACAGGAGCAACAGAGTGGGCGATCAACAGTGATGAGGCCGATGGGATAGACTATAACCTTGACTTCGGAAGAGATGCTGCTATTTTTGATGGTACCACCCCTTACCGATCCTCCGATCATGACCCGGTTATTGTGGGACTTAATCTGGTCTCCTCTGTTAACGAACCTCCTCTAATTATCAGTGGAACCTCTGGCCCAGACAATTTAAAAGCAGGAGTGAACTTTGCTGGTGTAAACCAAATCATATTTACTGGAGCAGGTTCTGATATGGTAGATATTCCCATTGGCGGAGCCAAGCCCAGTCTAGGTTCCAATAGCATCTTCACTGGCAGTGGTGCAGATACAATCTCTGTGGCTGATGGAGATCGGGCCTTTGGTGGTAGTGGGCATGACCAGTTTGATGCCACAGAAGCCACTGGCTACCGGATCTCTGGTGGTGTGGGGAATGACATCTTCTCCCTCGGTGTTAATGGTCGTGCCATCGGTGGTGATGGTGATGACCGGTTCTTCGTGGGTGAAGGTGGAGGTAATATAATCTCCGGTGGTGCTGGTGCGGATCAGTTTTGGATTCTCACTGATGACCCTACCAAATTAAAAGCATCTAACACGATTGTTGACTACACCATCGGTACGGATGTAATAGGCATTGCCAACCAGGTGGCCGACTCTGTGGATGATCTAACCTTGAGTGGTAGTAATATCAGCGTAAATGGTGTGTTAATTGCCACCCTCAACGGGGTGAACGCTGCAAGTGCAACCTTCGTTTTTGGCAGTCCCTTGGCCAGCTAG
- a CDS encoding calcium-binding protein, whose amino-acid sequence MFEGAGHLFNTVYNVFGEIVDGKNADPKDLSAKWGNQTGADGTLYEFDERYRLTQGDWFFHSFCGAYYEEANKYGNGIGFADDVWLMGEEWNIGQMYSSRGGDKFFTDNTMGLASMVVDIANKTAYTVPVLGQSGYEKILPINSGHKDYVVLVMSGYNLEVEPAPLKIYIGKKNVDAAGKAMNYNTASARDAFLGRNGLLFGQLYGMAATNDTYADLGIANVDADTEMLNAYTADADAPDTFKVRYYPTKYRWDGFDTPENAGKTEVYRWLQDGDTVGGVKEANEQPEGYTFFNGDSKVEHPAVDPDITQSRYVINLTDARSILGIDFNNIVTDLTNDADGNGLPDYLSADVTRVLAGVDGALVLETNGKGAAPTGPNNPASSLTHAIHVEQGKAYADQPDGLQWVKTSDGDYLILDEDSGNDYGERKYVLPIDSETLQLTDPGTGYFLASAGGSLNPRAKDKVAAIPGTFSRATGAEFSGTWNVTHLVAKKEDGSFYTQEELDGTGAQRIIGSLPLEEQTFIGVVQQGGESGGILAERKADQGGQIFMFNITEPLEFVKPLITGTPNADTIQAGVGEFTGVNSLVFTGAGKDEVDIPIGGAKLYLGSNSIFTGSGADTISVADEDRAFGGSGDDEFDATEATGYRISGGVGNDIFYLGVNGRAIGGDGDDRFFVGEGGGNIISGGAGADQFWILTDDPTKLKASNTIVDYTIGTDVIGIANQVADSVDDLTLSGSNISLNGVLIATLNGVNAASATFVFGNPLAS is encoded by the coding sequence ATGTTTGAAGGAGCAGGACATCTATTTAATACCGTATATAACGTTTTTGGTGAAATTGTAGATGGCAAGAATGCTGATCCTAAAGATTTGAGTGCAAAGTGGGGCAACCAAACGGGGGCAGATGGAACCCTTTACGAGTTTGACGAAAGATATCGCCTAACTCAAGGTGACTGGTTCTTCCACTCCTTCTGCGGTGCTTATTACGAGGAAGCGAACAAGTATGGTAACGGTATTGGCTTTGCCGATGATGTGTGGCTGATGGGTGAAGAGTGGAACATTGGTCAGATGTATAGCAGTCGTGGTGGAGATAAATTCTTCACTGACAACACCATGGGTTTGGCTTCCATGGTAGTGGATATTGCCAATAAAACTGCTTACACTGTCCCAGTTTTAGGACAGTCTGGCTACGAGAAAATACTGCCCATCAACTCCGGTCATAAGGACTATGTTGTTCTGGTTATGTCCGGTTATAACCTGGAGGTTGAACCCGCGCCTCTGAAGATCTATATTGGCAAGAAGAATGTGGATGCGGCGGGCAAGGCGATGAATTACAACACAGCTTCTGCTCGCGACGCCTTTCTGGGTCGCAATGGTTTACTCTTCGGTCAGCTCTATGGTATGGCTGCCACCAATGATACCTATGCAGACCTGGGCATTGCCAACGTAGACGCGGATACTGAAATGCTGAATGCCTACACCGCTGATGCAGATGCTCCTGATACTTTCAAAGTGCGTTACTACCCCACGAAATATCGCTGGGATGGCTTCGACACCCCTGAAAATGCTGGTAAAACAGAGGTCTACCGGTGGCTGCAAGATGGTGACACTGTAGGTGGTGTGAAGGAAGCAAATGAGCAACCAGAAGGTTATACCTTCTTCAATGGTGACAGCAAAGTTGAGCACCCAGCAGTAGATCCAGATATCACCCAGTCTCGCTACGTGATCAACCTAACGGATGCCCGTTCTATTTTGGGTATTGACTTTAACAACATCGTTACTGATCTGACCAACGATGCTGACGGTAACGGCTTACCGGATTACCTGTCCGCAGATGTAACTCGAGTCCTGGCAGGTGTGGATGGTGCTCTCGTCTTAGAAACCAATGGTAAAGGGGCAGCTCCTACGGGTCCAAACAACCCCGCTAGCTCTTTAACCCATGCAATTCATGTGGAACAGGGCAAGGCCTACGCAGATCAACCTGATGGTCTCCAGTGGGTCAAAACTTCTGATGGTGACTACCTCATCCTAGATGAAGATTCGGGTAACGATTACGGCGAGCGGAAGTACGTTCTGCCCATTGATTCCGAGACGTTACAATTGACAGATCCTGGTACAGGTTACTTCCTGGCTTCCGCTGGCGGTTCTCTTAACCCCCGTGCTAAGGACAAGGTTGCTGCCATCCCTGGCACCTTCTCAAGAGCTACAGGCGCTGAGTTTTCCGGTACTTGGAATGTCACCCACTTAGTAGCCAAGAAGGAAGACGGCAGTTTCTACACCCAGGAAGAACTTGATGGAACTGGTGCTCAAAGAATCATTGGTAGTTTGCCATTGGAAGAGCAGACCTTTATCGGTGTGGTGCAGCAAGGTGGGGAATCGGGCGGCATTCTGGCAGAACGCAAAGCAGACCAAGGTGGTCAAATTTTCATGTTCAACATTACGGAACCCCTTGAGTTCGTCAAGCCCCTGATTACTGGCACTCCCAATGCTGACACAATCCAAGCTGGGGTTGGGGAATTTACCGGAGTCAATAGTCTGGTGTTTACAGGTGCTGGCAAGGATGAAGTGGATATCCCCATAGGGGGAGCTAAACTCTACCTAGGTTCCAATAGCATTTTCACTGGCAGTGGTGCGGATACAATCTCTGTGGCTGATGAAGACCGGGCCTTTGGTGGTAGTGGGGATGACGAGTTTGATGCTACAGAAGCCACTGGCTACCGGATCTCTGGTGGTGTGGGGAATGACATCTTCTACCTCGGTGTTAATGGTCGTGCCATCGGTGGTGATGGTGATGACCGGTTCTTCGTGGGTGAAGGTGGAGGTAATATAATCTCCGGTGGTGCTGGTGCGGATCAGTTTTGGATTCTCACTGATGACCCTACCAAATTAAAAGCATCTAACACGATTGTTGACTACACCATCGGTACGGATGTAATAGGCATTGCCAACCAGGTGGCCGACTCCGTGGATGACCTGACCTTGAGTGGTAGTAATATCAGCTTAAATGGTGTGTTAATTGCTACCCTTAACGGGGTGAATGCTGCAAGTGCAACCTTCGTTTTTGGCAATCCTTTGGCCAGCTAG